The following are from one region of the Desulfovibrio sp. JC010 genome:
- a CDS encoding zinc ribbon domain-containing protein gives MYEKQIEQLVVLQKVDDEILLLEAEIDQAPKDVAALESRKESLEKRKQQLTEKLDLLAEQKKKLETEIEEDAVKVKKSKSKLMLVGTTKEYHAMMREMDSLEKLNRLREEEKVTVLEETERQTELMADIEGKIKELDEELDDKRAGLKERLDAANSQLDKLTKRRNKAGDVVPKPILGRYEFIRSRLEHPVIVPVEDAVCAGCHIMIPPQEYNVLQEGKQILSCPNCQRLIYWIEHIPEAAKPKALQKED, from the coding sequence ATGTATGAAAAACAGATAGAACAGCTTGTTGTTTTGCAGAAGGTTGATGATGAAATTCTCCTTCTTGAAGCGGAAATCGACCAGGCACCCAAAGACGTGGCTGCCCTTGAATCCCGCAAGGAATCCCTTGAAAAGCGCAAACAGCAGCTGACCGAAAAGCTTGACCTGCTTGCTGAGCAGAAGAAAAAGCTTGAGACCGAGATCGAAGAAGATGCCGTCAAGGTCAAAAAGAGCAAGAGCAAGCTGATGCTGGTTGGTACTACCAAGGAATACCACGCCATGATGCGTGAGATGGACAGCCTTGAAAAGCTGAACAGACTCCGCGAAGAAGAAAAGGTAACCGTTCTTGAAGAAACCGAGCGTCAGACCGAACTCATGGCTGACATCGAAGGTAAAATCAAGGAACTGGACGAAGAGCTGGACGACAAGCGTGCCGGACTCAAGGAAAGGCTTGATGCCGCCAACAGCCAACTGGACAAGCTCACCAAGCGCCGCAACAAAGCCGGCGATGTTGTGCCCAAGCCTATTCTCGGCCGTTACGAATTCATCCGTTCCCGTCTGGAGCACCCGGTTATCGTTCCTGTTGAAGATGCTGTCTGCGCAGGATGTCACATCATGATTCCGCCGCAGGAATACAACGTACTGCAGGAAGGCAAGCAGATTTTGAGCTGCCCCAACTGCCAGCGTCTCATCTACTGGATTGAGCACATTCCCGAAGCTGCAAAGCCTAAAGCTCTCCAGAAAGAAGATTAA
- a CDS encoding zinc ribbon domain-containing protein, whose protein sequence is MPIYEYKCDVCGHEFEELVLSSSAENPPCPECKSPDTAKMLSSFSSGASFDDPVPATPPGGGCGSSGFS, encoded by the coding sequence ATGCCTATTTACGAATACAAGTGTGATGTCTGCGGGCATGAATTCGAGGAACTGGTTTTATCTTCCAGTGCTGAGAATCCCCCATGCCCGGAGTGCAAAAGTCCTGATACAGCAAAAATGCTTTCATCCTTCAGTTCAGGAGCTTCTTTTGATGATCCCGTTCCCGCTACTCCTCCTGGAGGAGGATGCGGAAGCTCCGGCTTCAGCTGA
- a CDS encoding CHASE4 domain-containing protein produces MRIGLKGKSYLIVFLLCLLIFVGSGLLVFKLNRSAISSLEKVLMEENLSRADFAMKESSEALQRLTRDWAWWDDSYDFSRKFNEDYVNSNLTSEILINLDLDVVLFFDDQGGFLFSHSADGAENVESCFLKKECAGYELVHKCGLDGLTGLLRVNHRLMQVSAQKIMNSQMAGKPSGTLVMGRFFGDRQLEKLGKSLQMDLSFQEMKDGPSKDVFFEFPKEKDVEIKGFMLLKDVFGKPLVLLSLAMERDAYRIGKSTFTVFIWFMCGSLLLLGVAAIFVLNRHFVSRVKMLQAQLRGEYFTGPEKRKISLSGSDELSELSRSLNDILALLQEEKTKAETASRVKTEFLANMSHEIRTPMHSILGMVELLNETKLNDEQREFLGIAGTAGENLLEIINDVLEISKIEAGHLEIESHDFLLHEMVERVVGVFAVDAARKGLQVVCHIDDNVPDKVRGDATRIRQVLNNLISNGVKFTSEGTISIALTFEDGKIQFMVKDEGIGIAADKLNDIFDSFTQADSSTSRKYGGTGLGLPISRKLVEMMGGEISVSSTLGEGTVFRFHVNLKSV; encoded by the coding sequence ATGCGAATCGGGTTAAAAGGTAAAAGCTATCTCATTGTTTTTCTGCTCTGTCTGCTGATTTTTGTGGGCAGTGGGCTGCTGGTTTTCAAGCTGAATAGAAGTGCTATTTCCAGTCTTGAAAAAGTGTTGATGGAGGAAAACCTGAGCAGAGCCGATTTTGCCATGAAGGAAAGTTCGGAGGCATTGCAAAGACTTACCCGTGACTGGGCCTGGTGGGATGATTCTTATGATTTTTCCAGAAAATTTAATGAGGATTATGTTAATTCAAACCTTACTTCCGAGATACTGATCAATCTTGATCTTGATGTTGTATTGTTTTTTGACGATCAGGGCGGCTTTCTGTTTTCTCACTCTGCAGATGGTGCCGAAAACGTAGAGTCATGCTTTTTAAAAAAAGAGTGTGCCGGATATGAGCTTGTCCACAAGTGCGGACTTGACGGGCTGACCGGACTGTTGCGGGTCAACCACAGATTGATGCAGGTCTCCGCCCAGAAAATTATGAACAGCCAGATGGCCGGGAAACCCAGCGGAACGTTGGTTATGGGACGTTTTTTCGGAGACCGTCAGCTCGAAAAACTGGGTAAATCGTTACAGATGGATCTTTCTTTTCAGGAAATGAAAGATGGTCCGTCAAAAGATGTTTTTTTTGAGTTTCCCAAAGAAAAAGATGTCGAAATTAAAGGCTTTATGCTTCTTAAAGATGTCTTCGGCAAGCCTCTTGTGCTTTTGTCTCTGGCCATGGAGCGGGATGCTTATAGAATCGGGAAGTCTACGTTTACTGTGTTTATCTGGTTTATGTGCGGTTCTTTGTTGCTGCTCGGGGTTGCCGCCATTTTTGTGCTTAATCGGCATTTTGTTTCACGGGTGAAAATGTTGCAGGCCCAGTTGCGCGGTGAATATTTTACCGGACCGGAGAAGAGAAAAATCAGTTTGAGCGGAAGTGATGAGCTCAGCGAATTGTCGAGATCATTGAATGATATATTGGCCCTGCTTCAGGAAGAAAAAACAAAGGCTGAGACCGCCAGCCGGGTGAAGACCGAGTTTCTTGCCAATATGAGCCATGAGATCCGTACTCCCATGCATTCCATTCTGGGGATGGTGGAGCTGCTTAATGAAACTAAGCTGAATGATGAGCAGCGTGAATTTCTGGGGATTGCCGGAACAGCCGGGGAAAATCTTCTGGAAATTATTAATGATGTTCTTGAAATATCAAAGATTGAGGCCGGGCATCTGGAAATAGAAAGCCATGATTTCCTGCTCCATGAGATGGTGGAGCGTGTGGTCGGGGTCTTTGCTGTGGACGCTGCACGCAAAGGGCTGCAGGTGGTCTGCCATATTGATGATAACGTTCCCGACAAAGTCAGGGGAGATGCCACCAGAATCCGGCAGGTTCTTAATAACCTGATCAGCAACGGGGTTAAATTCACCAGCGAAGGGACAATTAGCATAGCTCTCACCTTTGAAGATGGGAAGATTCAATTCATGGTCAAAGATGAAGGTATCGGAATTGCCGCAGATAAGCTCAATGATATTTTTGACAGCTTTACGCAGGCGGATTCTTCCACTTCCCGGAAATACGGAGGTACCGGACTGGGCTTACCCATCTCCCGCAAGCTGGTTGAAATGATGGGCGGTGAAATCAGCGTATCCAGCACTCTGGGCGAGGGAACTGTTTTTCGTTTCCATGTAAATCTGAAGTCGGTTTAA
- a CDS encoding glycosyltransferase: MSATYTAEAIREDSVLTDIRIITDGKKRHMWGKYGLRRETELAAQLKGDKIPLLIGCGIGVAAKELLAQKDRTLLILDCEKKILEASGLKEELRKHPNLVWINSSSPENAALHIRELETNSSKKVQLLKNPFYLRLSPFYGLTEKLLTEQSGKKAEFPVWPKFQQEKPRILLLTSQYFLMGEIVSACQRQGVPHMFINMDAKEMELDQFVARISTAINTFRPDFVLTVNHLGVDQEGVLNTLLHKFQLPLASWFVDNPMLILPLYQQQADKNTAIFTWDADRMDSLREMGFSNIFHLPLGTDQTRFLPSKGCTESKWARDISFVGNSMVFKTEKRMKASGISGALAERYKEVAHAFGQGNEHSVTEFLKNRYPELLPEYDKLLTAHRKLAFETLVIWQATLEYRLSCVEQTLGFNPLIVGDKGWNQLLPEDQTWDYHSELSYYEDLPRFYPCSKINFNCTSQQMKGAVNQRVFDVPACNGFILTDHRYQMEKLFEPGKEIAVYNSPEEIPQLVEKYLNDEPARQQIIKAARKRILAEHTYDCRIKVLIKNMRQAYE, translated from the coding sequence CCCAACTTAAAGGGGACAAAATCCCCCTGCTGATCGGCTGTGGAATCGGAGTGGCTGCAAAAGAACTGCTGGCACAAAAAGACCGCACCCTGCTCATCCTTGATTGCGAAAAAAAAATCCTTGAAGCCAGCGGTTTGAAAGAAGAACTGCGCAAGCACCCCAATCTGGTCTGGATCAACAGCAGCTCCCCGGAAAATGCCGCCCTCCACATTCGGGAACTGGAAACCAATTCCAGCAAAAAAGTTCAACTGCTAAAAAACCCGTTCTACCTGCGCCTCTCACCCTTTTACGGGCTGACTGAAAAGCTGCTTACCGAGCAATCCGGCAAAAAAGCCGAATTTCCGGTCTGGCCCAAATTCCAGCAGGAAAAACCACGAATCCTGCTTCTGACCAGCCAGTATTTCCTCATGGGTGAAATCGTGTCCGCCTGTCAACGTCAGGGTGTGCCGCACATGTTCATCAATATGGACGCCAAAGAAATGGAACTGGATCAATTCGTGGCCCGCATTTCCACGGCCATCAATACCTTCAGGCCCGATTTCGTACTCACGGTCAACCATCTGGGCGTGGATCAGGAAGGGGTGCTGAACACCCTGCTCCATAAATTTCAATTGCCGCTGGCCTCATGGTTTGTGGACAATCCCATGCTTATTCTGCCCCTTTACCAACAGCAGGCAGATAAGAACACCGCCATCTTCACCTGGGATGCCGACCGCATGGACAGCCTGCGCGAAATGGGCTTCAGCAATATTTTCCACCTGCCGCTGGGCACAGACCAGACCCGCTTCCTGCCCTCCAAGGGCTGCACAGAAAGCAAATGGGCGCGTGATATTTCTTTTGTCGGCAACTCCATGGTCTTCAAAACGGAAAAAAGGATGAAAGCATCCGGAATATCAGGAGCTCTGGCTGAAAGATATAAAGAAGTGGCCCACGCTTTCGGGCAGGGCAATGAACACTCAGTCACAGAATTCCTCAAAAACCGTTACCCGGAACTGCTCCCGGAATACGATAAACTGCTCACTGCGCACCGCAAGCTGGCTTTTGAGACGCTCGTCATCTGGCAGGCCACTCTGGAATACCGCCTTTCATGCGTGGAGCAGACCCTCGGGTTCAACCCTCTGATTGTGGGCGACAAAGGCTGGAACCAATTGCTGCCTGAAGACCAAACATGGGACTACCACAGCGAGCTTTCCTATTACGAGGACCTGCCGCGCTTTTACCCCTGCTCAAAAATCAACTTCAACTGCACCAGCCAGCAGATGAAGGGTGCGGTCAACCAGCGTGTATTTGACGTCCCGGCCTGCAACGGCTTCATCCTTACCGACCACCGCTACCAGATGGAAAAACTTTTTGAGCCGGGCAAGGAAATCGCGGTCTACAATTCCCCGGAAGAAATTCCGCAGCTGGTGGAGAAATATTTGAATGATGAACCGGCGCGGCAGCAGATCATCAAGGCCGCGCGCAAAAGGATTCTGGCTGAGCACACCTACGACTGCCGCATCAAAGTGCTGATTAAGAATATGCGTCAGGCTTATGAGTAA
- the ispD gene encoding 2-C-methyl-D-erythritol 4-phosphate cytidylyltransferase, whose amino-acid sequence MTKSGETWAILLAAGSGTRMANAVGGVKKQFLEWKGFPLFWHSAITFSNTPAVSGIVFVFPPDQVEEMKEVVAGLDGADSLGMRFKVVPGGKRRQDSVFNGLNELPSGCTHVLVHDSARPFASVKMVSGIIDRLQSGDEAVIPAIDVTDTIKEVEGGIVEKTLTRSRLKAVQTPQGFALPTLYAAHKQAEEEGWDVTDDASMVEMAGKDVHICEGEEGNIKMTNPEDLKKIEEDKRTIPCVGWGYDVHKYGEGRPMVLGGVPIPGGPEVIAHSDGDVLLHALADAILGLFGGGDIGHHFPDTSAACENMSSGIIVKEVMVKAEEAGVEIVHVDMTIIAQIPKLSPHRELIRKNVASVMGLDKAQVNVKATTEEKLGFTGEKKGIKAVAAVTGLKKI is encoded by the coding sequence ATGACCAAATCCGGTGAAACATGGGCCATCCTGCTGGCAGCTGGCAGCGGAACACGGATGGCAAATGCTGTGGGCGGAGTCAAAAAACAATTTTTAGAGTGGAAGGGCTTTCCGCTTTTCTGGCATTCGGCCATTACTTTTTCCAATACCCCTGCTGTTTCCGGCATTGTGTTTGTGTTCCCGCCTGATCAGGTGGAGGAGATGAAAGAGGTTGTTGCCGGGCTGGACGGCGCGGATTCCCTTGGCATGCGTTTCAAGGTTGTGCCCGGGGGCAAACGCCGTCAGGATTCCGTGTTTAACGGCTTGAACGAACTCCCTTCAGGGTGTACGCATGTGCTGGTCCATGATTCCGCACGGCCCTTTGCTTCGGTGAAGATGGTCAGCGGCATTATTGATAGATTGCAATCCGGTGATGAGGCGGTCATTCCGGCAATTGATGTGACCGATACCATCAAGGAAGTGGAAGGCGGGATAGTTGAAAAGACTCTGACCCGCTCCCGGTTGAAAGCGGTGCAGACCCCGCAGGGATTTGCACTGCCGACCCTTTACGCTGCCCATAAGCAGGCCGAAGAAGAGGGCTGGGATGTGACTGATGATGCTTCCATGGTGGAAATGGCCGGAAAAGACGTTCATATTTGCGAGGGAGAAGAGGGTAACATTAAGATGACCAATCCCGAAGATTTGAAAAAGATCGAAGAGGACAAGCGGACCATTCCCTGCGTGGGCTGGGGCTACGATGTCCATAAGTACGGTGAAGGGCGTCCCATGGTGCTGGGCGGTGTGCCCATTCCGGGCGGCCCGGAAGTCATTGCCCATTCCGATGGCGATGTGCTGCTGCATGCGTTGGCCGATGCTATTCTGGGGCTTTTCGGCGGCGGTGATATAGGGCACCATTTCCCGGATACTTCAGCTGCCTGCGAAAATATGTCCAGCGGGATTATTGTGAAAGAGGTCATGGTCAAGGCCGAGGAGGCCGGGGTGGAGATCGTCCATGTGGATATGACCATCATTGCCCAGATTCCCAAACTTTCCCCGCACCGGGAGCTGATCCGCAAGAATGTGGCTTCAGTCATGGGGCTGGATAAGGCTCAGGTCAATGTGAAGGCCACCACCGAAGAAAAGCTCGGCTTTACCGGTGAGAAAAAAGGCATCAAGGCCGTGGCTGCGGTGACCGGGTTGAAGAAGATTTAG
- the cysS gene encoding cysteine--tRNA ligase, which translates to MRLYNTLKRKKEEFVPLNGNKVNLYACGITAYDLCHIGHARSSVVFDILVRYLRFKGYDVTFVRNFTDIDDKIINRANETGVSSKDLAEKFIGEFYVDMDKLNILRADIEPKCTEHISEMIELTETLIKKDHAYATPSGDVYFKVRSFDDYGKLSGRNIEDLQSGARIQPGEEKKDPLDFALWKAAKPGEPSWESPWGEGRPGWHLECSAMSEKYFELPFDIHGGGQDLSFPHHENEIAQSEAATGKEMARFWVHNGFVQINSEKMSKSLGNFFTIRDILDKFMPETLRYFLLTMHYRSPLDFSFEALEEAEKGIRRVYSALEQTGEALNKAKWSKAALPEEVVAEIEEAEKGWAEAMEDDMNTAGAMGHMFTLIRLAGRIGEEKAWRKSEGGRDAWTRILEDMKKWGEVFGIFTRDPKEFLEELKLCMLERKGIEVAKVEELVAARQDARKNKDFGRSDEIRDELIELGIEVKDTPQGAVWSVI; encoded by the coding sequence ATGCGCCTTTACAATACACTCAAACGGAAGAAAGAAGAGTTCGTACCTTTAAACGGCAACAAGGTTAATCTTTACGCCTGCGGCATCACCGCTTACGACCTCTGCCACATCGGGCATGCCCGTTCTTCCGTTGTTTTTGATATTCTGGTCCGTTACCTGCGTTTCAAAGGTTATGATGTGACTTTTGTGCGCAATTTTACCGACATTGATGACAAGATCATCAACCGGGCCAATGAAACCGGGGTTTCTTCCAAAGATCTGGCCGAGAAATTCATCGGCGAGTTTTACGTGGACATGGATAAGCTGAACATCCTGCGCGCGGATATCGAACCCAAGTGTACCGAGCACATTTCTGAGATGATCGAGCTGACCGAGACCCTGATCAAGAAAGATCACGCTTACGCCACTCCGTCCGGTGATGTTTATTTCAAGGTCCGTTCCTTCGATGATTACGGTAAGCTTTCCGGTAGGAATATCGAAGATTTACAGTCCGGCGCACGCATCCAGCCCGGTGAAGAAAAGAAAGATCCCCTTGATTTCGCACTCTGGAAAGCGGCCAAGCCCGGCGAACCTTCATGGGAAAGCCCGTGGGGAGAAGGCCGCCCCGGCTGGCACCTCGAATGTTCGGCCATGAGCGAAAAATATTTCGAACTTCCTTTTGATATTCACGGCGGCGGACAGGACTTGAGTTTTCCCCACCATGAAAATGAAATTGCCCAGAGTGAGGCGGCCACCGGAAAGGAAATGGCCCGTTTCTGGGTTCATAACGGTTTTGTGCAGATCAATTCCGAGAAGATGTCCAAGTCCCTAGGCAACTTTTTCACCATCCGGGATATTCTGGATAAATTCATGCCCGAAACCCTGCGTTATTTCCTGCTGACCATGCATTACCGCAGCCCCCTCGATTTCTCTTTTGAAGCTTTGGAAGAAGCTGAAAAAGGTATCCGCCGTGTATACTCCGCACTGGAGCAGACCGGGGAAGCCTTGAATAAAGCCAAATGGTCCAAGGCCGCCCTTCCTGAAGAGGTTGTTGCCGAGATCGAAGAAGCTGAAAAGGGCTGGGCCGAGGCCATGGAAGATGACATGAACACCGCCGGGGCAATGGGGCATATGTTTACCCTGATCCGTCTGGCCGGGCGTATCGGCGAAGAAAAAGCATGGCGTAAGTCCGAAGGCGGACGTGATGCATGGACCCGTATCCTTGAAGATATGAAAAAATGGGGCGAAGTATTCGGCATATTTACCCGCGATCCCAAGGAATTCCTTGAAGAACTCAAGCTGTGCATGCTGGAGCGCAAGGGAATCGAGGTCGCAAAAGTTGAAGAACTGGTGGCCGCCCGTCAGGATGCCCGTAAGAATAAAGATTTCGGGCGTTCCGATGAAATCCGGGATGAGCTGATCGAGTTGGGTATCGAAGTGAAAGACACTCCGCAGGGCGCGGTCTGGTCCGTTATTTAA